In Musa acuminata AAA Group cultivar baxijiao chromosome BXJ3-9, Cavendish_Baxijiao_AAA, whole genome shotgun sequence, a single genomic region encodes these proteins:
- the LOC103996889 gene encoding universal stress protein PHOS34: MAGDRKIGVALDFSSSSKRALQWAIDNLLDPGETLIVLHVVRPKSFFHGAGSKHSSDARPLIPLTERRELDLLKSYDLDVDTDVHDMLEAASKQKEAKIVMKLYMGDAREKLCEAAQELKLDSLVMGCRGLTQIQRIFLGSVSNYVLSNVSCPVTVIKDTNFKRR, translated from the exons ATGGCGGGCGACCGGAAGATCGGGGTGGCGCTGGACTTCTCCAGCAGCAGCAAGCGGGCGCTCCAGTGGGCCATCGACAACCTCCTCGACCCGGGCGAGACCCTCATCGTCCTCCACGTCGTGCGCCCTAAGTCGTTCTTCCATGGCGCCGGCTCCAAGCACTCCTCCGATGCTCGTC CTTTGATTCCTCTGACGGAGCGCCGGGAGCTGGATTTGTTGAAGAGCTACGATCTGGATGTCGATACGGACGTCCATGACATGCTCGAAGCCGCTTCCAAACAAAAGGAG GCGAAGATCGTGATGAAGTTATACATGGGGGACGCTAGGGAGAAGCTGTGCGAAGCGGCGCAAGAGCTGAAGCTGGACTCGCTGGTCATGGGTTGCAGAGGTCTTACCCAGATTCAGAG GATATTTCTGGGCAGCGTATCGAACTATGTACTGTCAAATGTATCGTGCCCTGTCACTGTCATCAAAGATACAAACTTCAAGCGCAGATAG
- the LOC135649290 gene encoding rop guanine nucleotide exchange factor 7-like isoform X1 gives MDDAAEKGENGERKHGEAALGGDLFSDSAEDECSGSSSSLETSSSEEPHDPCGGAHQGPSSEQSAVAPGWPLRKSSVSDLVSDDDDDDGKAHEHHHHGTEHLMKPKYSEIEMMKERFSKLLLGEDMSGCGKGACTALAISNAITNLCATIFGQLWRLEPLSSEKKTMWRREMEWLLCVSDHIVEMIPSWQTFPDGSKFEVMTCRPRSDLCINLPALRKLDNMLLEILDSFSDPEFWYVDQGILAPDSDGSASFRRTLHRQEEKWWLPVPRVPPGGLHEKTRKELQHKRECTSQILKAAMAINSNSLAEMEVPESYLSSLPKNGRASLGDVIHRYVASDQFSPECLLDCLDLSSEHRVLEVANRVEASIYIWRRRAAMKPASSSTAKSSWEIVKDMIVDADKRELLAERAETLLLCLKQRFPSLTQTSLDTSKIQFNKDIGKSILESYSRVLESLAFNIVARIDDLLHVDDFCKHSDPLLAVPAVSIIAQKKVTVPASGTPCMTAYATPCFSPAPLISPAGRERSPLINKKPSSRGFGVKKVLTSYLNVELRTKSPIDATEPSEVVSNRYSEISSAS, from the exons ATGGATGATGCGGCGGAAAAGGGCGAGAATGGGGAACGCAAGCACGGAGAGGCGGCACTGGGAGGCGACCTGTTCAGTGACTCCGCAGAGGATGAGTGCAGCGGCAGCAGTTCGAGCCTCGAGACCTCGTCCAGCGAGGAGCCACACGACCCTTGTGGTGGAGCCCATCAGGGACCGTCGTCGGAGCAGTCGGCGGTGGCGCCGGGTTGGCCTCTGCGGAAGAGCTCCGTCTCTGACTTGGTAtcggatgatgatgacgatgatggcaAAGCCCATGAGCACCACCACCATGGAACAGAACATCTGATGAAGCCCAAATACTCAG aaatcgagatGATGAAGGAGAGGTTCTCAAAACTGCTACTTGGAGAAGATATGTCTGGCTGCGGCAAAGGAGCGTGCACTGCACTGGCAATTTCAAATGCTATCACTAATCTCTGCG CCACCATCTTCGGGCAGCTATGGAGGCTGGAGCCTCTTTCTTCTGAGAAGAAGACCATGTGGCGAAGGGAGATGGAGTGGCTTCTGTGTGTCAGTGATCACATCGTCGAAATGATACCCTCATGGCAAACATTTCCTGACGGGAGCAAGTTCGAG GTCATGACCTGCAGACCAAGATCGGATCTATGTATCAATCTTCCGGCGCTGAGGAAGTTGGACAACATGCTCCTT GAGATACTGGACAGTTTCAGTGATCCGGAGTTTTGGTACGTCGATCAAGGGATACTGGCGCCGGATTCCGATGGCTCGGCCTCCTTCCGACGAACCCTTCACCGGCAAGAAGAGAAGTGGTGGCTTCCCGTTCCTCGGGTCCCCCCCGGCGGCCTCCATGAGAAGACGAGGAAGGAGTTGCAGCACAAAAGAGAATGCACGAGTCAGATCCTGAAGGCTGCGATGGCAATCAACAGCAACAGTTTGGCGGAAATGGAAGTACCCGAGTCTTACCTCAGTTCACTACCAAAG AATGGAAGAGCAAGTCTGGGTGATGTGATCCATCGTTATGTTGCATCTGATCAGTTCTCCCCCGAATGCCTTCTCGACTGCCTCGATTTATCGTCCGAACACCGAGTCTTGGAAGTCGCCAACAGAGTGGAGGCATCCATCTACATCTGGCGCCGGCGAGCGGCCATGAAACCAGCAAGCAGCAGCACCGCTAAATCGTCCTGGGAAATCGTCAAGGACATGATCGTAGACGCAGACAAAAGGGAGCTGCTTGCTGAGAGGGCCGAGACCCTCTTGCTGTGCTTGAAGCAGAGGTTCCCCAGCCTCACCCAGACATCGTTGGACACCagcaaaatccaattcaacaag GACATCGGCAAATCCATTCTGGAAAGCTACTCCAGAGTTCTGGAGAGCCTCGCGTTCAACATCGTGGCCCGCATCGATGATTTGCTCCATGTGGACGACTTCTGCAAGCACTCGGATCCGCTGTTGGCGGTTCCAGCGGTCAGCATCATCGCGCAGAAGAAGGTGACGGTGCCTGCCTCCGGCACTCCATGCATGACGGCTTATGCGACGCCATGCTTCTCGCCGGCGCCGCTAATTAGCCCAGCAGGGCGAGAGAGGTCGCCATTGATCAACAAGAAGCCCAGCAGTCGGGGATTCGGTGTGAAGAAAGTGCTGACCAGTTATCTCAACGTCGAGCTGAGGACCAAAAGCCCCATCGATGCGACTGAGCCATCGGAGGTGGTCTCAAACAGATACTCTGAGATCTCATCAGCCTCTTGA
- the LOC135649290 gene encoding rop guanine nucleotide exchange factor 7-like isoform X2, giving the protein MDDAAEKGENGERKHGEAALGGDLFSDSAEDECSGSSSSLETSSSEEPHDPCGGAHQGPSSEQSAVAPGWPLRKSSVSDLVSDDDDDDGKAHEHHHHGTEHLMKPKYSEIEMMKERFSKLLLGEDMSGCGKGACTALAISNAITNLCATIFGQLWRLEPLSSEKKTMWRREMEWLLCVSDHIVEMIPSWQTFPDGSKFEVMTCRPRSDLCINLPALRKLDNMLLVRFDADSSFLLSASSLFFIGSCSLQEILDSFSDPEFWYVDQGILAPDSDGSASFRRTLHRQEEKWWLPVPRVPPGGLHEKTRKELQHKRECTSQILKAAMAINSNSLAEMEVPESYLSSLPKNGRASLGDVIHRYVASDQFSPECLLDCLDLSSEHRVLEVANRVEASIYIWRRRAAMKPASSSTAKSSWEIVKDMIVDADKRELLAERAETLLLCLKQRFPSLTQTSLDTSKIQFNKDIGKSILESYSRVLESLAFNIVARIDDLLHVDDFCKHSDPLLAVPAVSIIAQKKVTVPASGTPCMTAYATPCFSPAPLISPAGRERSPLINKKPSSRGFGVKKVLTSYLNVELRTKSPIDATEPSEVVSNRYSEISSAS; this is encoded by the exons ATGGATGATGCGGCGGAAAAGGGCGAGAATGGGGAACGCAAGCACGGAGAGGCGGCACTGGGAGGCGACCTGTTCAGTGACTCCGCAGAGGATGAGTGCAGCGGCAGCAGTTCGAGCCTCGAGACCTCGTCCAGCGAGGAGCCACACGACCCTTGTGGTGGAGCCCATCAGGGACCGTCGTCGGAGCAGTCGGCGGTGGCGCCGGGTTGGCCTCTGCGGAAGAGCTCCGTCTCTGACTTGGTAtcggatgatgatgacgatgatggcaAAGCCCATGAGCACCACCACCATGGAACAGAACATCTGATGAAGCCCAAATACTCAG aaatcgagatGATGAAGGAGAGGTTCTCAAAACTGCTACTTGGAGAAGATATGTCTGGCTGCGGCAAAGGAGCGTGCACTGCACTGGCAATTTCAAATGCTATCACTAATCTCTGCG CCACCATCTTCGGGCAGCTATGGAGGCTGGAGCCTCTTTCTTCTGAGAAGAAGACCATGTGGCGAAGGGAGATGGAGTGGCTTCTGTGTGTCAGTGATCACATCGTCGAAATGATACCCTCATGGCAAACATTTCCTGACGGGAGCAAGTTCGAG GTCATGACCTGCAGACCAAGATCGGATCTATGTATCAATCTTCCGGCGCTGAGGAAGTTGGACAACATGCTCCTTGTAAGATTTGATGCAGACTCCAGCTTTTTGCTCTCAGCCTCTTCACTGTTCTTCATCGGGAGTTGCTCTCTGCAGGAGATACTGGACAGTTTCAGTGATCCGGAGTTTTGGTACGTCGATCAAGGGATACTGGCGCCGGATTCCGATGGCTCGGCCTCCTTCCGACGAACCCTTCACCGGCAAGAAGAGAAGTGGTGGCTTCCCGTTCCTCGGGTCCCCCCCGGCGGCCTCCATGAGAAGACGAGGAAGGAGTTGCAGCACAAAAGAGAATGCACGAGTCAGATCCTGAAGGCTGCGATGGCAATCAACAGCAACAGTTTGGCGGAAATGGAAGTACCCGAGTCTTACCTCAGTTCACTACCAAAG AATGGAAGAGCAAGTCTGGGTGATGTGATCCATCGTTATGTTGCATCTGATCAGTTCTCCCCCGAATGCCTTCTCGACTGCCTCGATTTATCGTCCGAACACCGAGTCTTGGAAGTCGCCAACAGAGTGGAGGCATCCATCTACATCTGGCGCCGGCGAGCGGCCATGAAACCAGCAAGCAGCAGCACCGCTAAATCGTCCTGGGAAATCGTCAAGGACATGATCGTAGACGCAGACAAAAGGGAGCTGCTTGCTGAGAGGGCCGAGACCCTCTTGCTGTGCTTGAAGCAGAGGTTCCCCAGCCTCACCCAGACATCGTTGGACACCagcaaaatccaattcaacaag GACATCGGCAAATCCATTCTGGAAAGCTACTCCAGAGTTCTGGAGAGCCTCGCGTTCAACATCGTGGCCCGCATCGATGATTTGCTCCATGTGGACGACTTCTGCAAGCACTCGGATCCGCTGTTGGCGGTTCCAGCGGTCAGCATCATCGCGCAGAAGAAGGTGACGGTGCCTGCCTCCGGCACTCCATGCATGACGGCTTATGCGACGCCATGCTTCTCGCCGGCGCCGCTAATTAGCCCAGCAGGGCGAGAGAGGTCGCCATTGATCAACAAGAAGCCCAGCAGTCGGGGATTCGGTGTGAAGAAAGTGCTGACCAGTTATCTCAACGTCGAGCTGAGGACCAAAAGCCCCATCGATGCGACTGAGCCATCGGAGGTGGTCTCAAACAGATACTCTGAGATCTCATCAGCCTCTTGA
- the LOC135649870 gene encoding ras-related protein Rab11C — MAHRVDHEYDYLFKIVLIGDSGVGKSNILSRFTRNEFCLDSKSTIGVEFATKTLQIEGKTIKAQIWDTAGQERYRAITSAYYRGAVGALLVYDITKKKTFDNVQRWLRELRDHADSNIVVMMAGNKSDLNHLRAVSENDGQVLAEKEGLSFLETSALESHNIEKAFQTVLTEIYHIVNKKALAAQEAARTAVPPTQGTTINVSDSAGGSKYACCSS, encoded by the exons ATGGCACACCGAGTGGACCACGAGTACGATTACCTCTTCAAGATCGTCCTCATCGGAGATTCCGGCGTGGGTAAGTCCAACATCCTCTCCAGGTTCACCCGCAACGAGTTCTGCTTGGATTCCAAGTCCACCATCGGCGTCGAATTTGCCACCAAGACCCTTCAG ATAGAAGGGAAGACAATCAAGGCACAGATCTGGGACACTGCTGGTCAAGAGAGATACCGTGCCATAACCAGCGCGTATTACAGGGGTGCAGTGGGAGCACTCCTAGTCTATGATATAACAAAGAAGAAAACGTTTGACAACGTCCAGAGGTGGCTTCGCGAACTAAGAGATCATGCTGATTCCAACATCGTCGTCATGATGGCTGGCAACAAGTCAGACTTGAATCACTTGAGAGCGGTCTCAGAAAACGATGGCCAGGTACTTGCCGAGAAAGAGGGGCTTTCTTTCTTGGAGACGTCAGCACTAGAATCACACAACATCGAGAAGGCATTTCAAACAGTTCTCACAGAGATTTACCACATCGTAAACAAGAAGGCACTTGCAGCCCAAGAGGCGGCGAGGACTGCAGTGCCCCCAACTCAAGGAACGACCATCAATGTATCTGATTCTGCTGGAGGCTCAAAGTATGCTTGTTGTTCGAGTTAG